TGTTGACCATATTGATAATATTCAGTGAAAATTTCTTCAAATTGTAAAGGTTCACTATCATATAATTTAGTAAATTCACGATTCTTAACAGCTAAATTTGCTTTTAATTTAGCAGCAAAGGTATCTTTTTCAATTAAATCAGCCATCCGAATACCGACACGTGCCACTTTATCCATATAGGCTGGTCCAATACCACGATTAGTGGTACCTATTTTATTAGCACCCTTACTTTGTTCTTGAAGTCCATCTAATTTAATATGATAAGGTAAAATCACTTGTGCCCGATTAGAAATTTTAAAATTAGCGAAGCTAACACCTTGATCCTGTAAAGTTGCCATTTCTGCTACTAAGGATTTAGGATTAACTACCACTCCATTGCCAATCATTGCAATACGATCTGCATTCAAAATTCCTGAGGGTACCAACCGCATTTTGTAAGCCTTATCATCAACTTCCACAGTATGTCCCGCATTGTCTCCCCCTTGATACCGGGCTACAATCTGCGCTTTACGGCTTAAAAAGTCAGTGATTTTTCCTTTACCTTCGTCACCCCACTGCATTCCTACAACTACTACACCAGTCATTTTTCATCATCCTCTTTAAATTAATCTTACCCTTTAAGTTTACCAATACTGAACATTTATGCAACATTTAATTGATTAATTCGGCTTTTGTAAAATATGAGTTTAAATATCCAAAGGTTATTCGCGCAAAATCATCATATTTAAATTCTTGAATTTGTGTGGTCTGCCGTTGCAAATCATCAAACACAGCTAATTTAACACTCTTTTCTTTGGCTTGTAGTCCGTAAGCGAGAAAATCCGTATTTAGTTGCCGAAATTGAACTCGCAACATTAATTTTTGTAATGTAGCCTGTTGAAACACTGATTGCCAGAGATTTTGATTATCAAACTGCATTTTATCATCCAAGACCGGCTGAACAAATGTTTGATCTTGTTGATGCCACGTACGATAAGTGGCAATTATCCGTAAATAATCAGTCTGCGTTGAAACAAAACTCACTTCACTCAGACGAATCAAAGCATAACCACCAAAATATCCATCTTGATCAACTAATGACAAAACCATTTCTTGATTAGTTATATTAATAATTTTACCAACATAAAAATTGTTATTTGAGGTATTTATATAAACCATTATCAAAGTTTCTGTATCTTTTAAACTTTTTAATAATGGAATTAAATGCAAATTAGCTTTAACCATAATAGGTAATTGATGTTTATGCGGCTGTAAAAAAAATTTTGTTGCTTGATTTAATTCTTGGCCCCCAAATTCAATCGCATCAAATTGATTTTTCATAAAAGCAATGGGCTGATTATTATACGCAAAATCAAAAAAATCAACTGTTGCTATTTTCACCTGTTGCTTATTTAACGCCTGAATTTTTGCCTGTTGGTATTGGTAGTTAGTAGCCCCAATAATTAAAACAATCAGTTGCTGATCAATAAGATATTTCAATACAGTAGTTAATAGATGATCTGCGGAAAATGGTGGCACTGTTAATTTTTGCGAAGCAAATAATTCTTTGCTTTGTGCAATTTTAATCCGTTGCTTAATTCGCTCTAAATCTGCTCCATGATCGCTCACAAAAGCAATTGCTCTAATTGCAATTAGAACATAACCATTCAATAAACCATAATCATTATAAACACGCATCAAAAGATATCTGGAATTCAGTTGACAAATAGTACCCGTATAAATATCTTTAGTGGGACGCATAACAACATCAATTAACTGTTGTTGCTGATAAGAGTGCTGTAATTGTTTATATTTACTCATGACTGCCCTTCCGTCAATGGTGAAATAGCAGCAAATTTGTTGTAAGACTTCACAAATAATAATTTGACCGTTCCTCGAGGTCCCGATCGATTCTTACCAACAATTACTTCCACTTCACCTGCATTGGTATCTTCTGTTTCATCTTCATCTTCATTACCATCATTGTAATAATCATCACGATATAAAAAAGCAACAACATCAGCATCTTGTTCAATTGAGCCAGATTCGCGAATATCAGAAAGCATCGGTCGTTTATCTTGACGTTGCTCTACTCCACGCGATAATTGCGATAAGGCAATAACGGGAACATGTAATTCCTTGGCTAACTTTTTTAATTGTCGCGATATTACGGAAACTTCCTGCTGCCGGTTTTCTTGCCCAGTACCTTCGATTAATTGTAAATAATCAACTATTATAAGACCTAAATTCCCTGTTTCTTTAGCTAGACGCCGGCATTTTGCCCGGATTTCTGCCATTTTGACTCCCGGAGTATCATCAATATACATTGATGTTCTCGACAAAATACCCGTAGCAACAATTAAATTTTGCCATTCTTCGTCATTTAAATTACCAGTCCGTAAATTATTAGCGTCAATGCTGCCTTGGGCACACAATAACCGGCTAGCCAACTGTTCTGCACCCATTTCTAAGCTAAAAATTGCAACTGTTGTTGGTGTATGCACGGCGACATTTTCAGCAACATTTAAGGCAAAGGCTGTTTTTCCTACTCCAGGACGAGCAGCTAATATTATCAATTCATCTTCATGTAAACCAGCTGTTACTTTATCTAATTCCGAATATCCAGTAGATAGTCCCGTTACTTGAGAATCTTCTTGGGCGCGTTGATCAATATTTTCAATAGTAGTATTTAAAACATCGCCAATTTTTTTAAAACCACCACTGGCCTGTTCTTCACCTACATTCATAATTCGCCGCTCAGCTTCATCTAAGATGTTGGTAACATCAGCATCTTGATCTTCATACCCTTGAGCAACAATATCTGTTGCGGTGGCAATTAAACGACGTAATAAGGCTTTATCAGCTACAATTTTTGCATAATACATTACATTGGCAGCTGTGGGAACTACGCTAGCTAATTCTGCTAAATAACTCACACCACCAATATCATCTAATTGATTTTTATCATCAAGAATATTTTTTACAGTTACAACATCAATTCCTTGATCATTTTCATTTAATTCCACCATTGCAGCAAAAATCAACTGATGAGCATGTTGATAAAAGGACTCCTCAGTTACATATTCCATAGCTTCAATGATAGCTTCTGGACGCAATAAAATTGAGCCTAAAACTGATTGTTCTGCCTCTTTGTTATTAGGTGGTATTCTTTGAATCAGTTCATTATTCATTAGCTAAATCTCCCAATTTTTACTATGGTTAATTCTAACATAGAACCTAAATGCTAGTTAACAGAATGAAATGATTAAGTTATTGCCACAAATATATTTATTTTTATAAAATTGGAGTAATAAAAAACCAGTTAGACTAAAAAGTCTAGCTGGAATATATATAATCTAATTAAAATTTATAAGCCCAGCAACCGTGCGAAAATCGGTACAGCCACATTATCAATTACCCCGATTAAAACCACAGAAACTGCTGCCATTGCTCCTTGAACTGAGCCTAACTTCAAAGCAAAGGCAGAACCAACTGTATGTCCAGCAGTTCCTAATCCTAGTCCTTCACCTACAGGATCTGATTCTAGACGAAACCACTTAACTAATGGCTTACCTAGAGCATAAATAATAACCGCATTCAAAATACAAGCCATGGCAGTGACTGCAGGATTTCCTCCAACTGCTGTTGAGAGTGGTAATGCAATTGCTGTTGTAGCAGATTGGCTAAGCATTGAAGCTACTCCGACTTTGCTTAAACCAATTAATTTAGCAATACCAGTAATTGCAAATAAAGAAATAAAGGTACCAACTAACAAACTGCATACAATAATAACCCAATTCTTCTTAAAAACATCATTACGTTTATATAAAGGTACCGCAAACGCAATAGTTGCTGGATTTAAAAACCAAAAAATTAGATCACCACCTGGTTTATAAGCCTTAGTATACATTTCAGCAGTTGAAACATTAAACACTTTAGCCATGATTACTAAGATTATAATTCCCAAAACCATTGCTACAAATAAAGGTTGTGTTAAAAAGAACCCCTTAGTTTTCTTAAATAAATACTCACCAATTTCATAGACTACTAATGATAAAAATACCCCAAATAATGGATTAGCTAAATAATGCATAGTTATTTTCCTCCCTTAGCAGTAGAACTAACATCTTGGTGTGTTAATTTAATTTTTATCCAGTTGAAAAAACGCGTCGTATAAGCTGTTACAACTAATAAAATGACTGTTGCAATCAAAATAACAATCACTAATTGCACACCTTCCGCCTGCATAATTTTTAAATTCCCAGCTAAAGAAATACCTGATGGAACAAATAAAAATCCGATTAGTCCAATCATTGCTGCTCCAAATGAATCTACCCATTCAACTTTAATTACTTTAAAAGTAAGTAATAAATATAAGAGCACTAATCCAATTACAGCAGTTGGTAAAGGAAAAGATTTTGGCATTGAATCTGAAATAAACTGTGCCACAAATAAAATTGCCGCATAAATTAGCATTTGAATTAACAATGGCGCAGACTTTTTGTTTTCATTTGATTTTTCCATTAATTGTGCCTCCCTCAAACTACATTAACCGTCTATATCATAACATTAGAAAGACAATCTGCGGCAGTTGTGAGTCTTAATTACACTTTTTTGTCCCTCAACTGCAACGGTTGCTAACCTAAATACTTTAAATTTATACGCCAAGAAGTTGTTTGACCTTCTTTTGATACGAACGCCCGACTTGAACTTTATCACCATTAGTCATTATTAAAATTATTGTATGGTTAAACCACGGTTGAACTTCTTTAACTGCTTCTAAATTAACCAAAGATTTACGATGTACTTGCACAAATTTAGTTCCTGTCAAGCGTTTCTTAATCCAACTGAGTGTATTTTTAGTTTGATACTGCTCTGTCTTCGTTATAATTGTCAAAATACCATCATTAACTGTAGCTGAAATTAGACTATCTTGTTTAATTACAACATTTCGATCTTGTAATTCAATAGTTAATAAATTTGTTAAAGATTCTGTAGTAATATCTGACCGTTTATTTAACGCTTTGATTGCCTTAAAAAGAGCTTGGTCAATTCTTTTTGGTTCAAATGGTTTTAACACATAATCAATCGCATCTACATTAAAAGCCTTAGCTGCGAATTCATCATAGGCAGTTGCAAAAATAATTAACGGTGAATACGACAATTGATGCAATTGTTGAGCTAATTCAAAACCATTTTCACCATTCAGTGAGATATCTAAAAAAATAATATCAATTTGTTCTTTTATCAGAATTCCTAACCCATGATTAATATCCTCACTTTGAAAAATGTTCACTTGCTCATTATTAAAACAAGAACTTTGGTTAATTAAATAGGCTAATTCCGTACGTGCCAATTGTTCATCATCAATAATTAAAATTTTCATGATGGTGATTCCCCCTTTTTATGTTGCCAAGGTATTAATATTGTAAAACATGTTCCTGTTGGTTTAGTAGTAATCTTAATTTGACTAATACTGCCATAAAGTCCATTTAAACGCCGATTAAGATTATATAATGCCGTACCCGTACCACGTGTTTGTTGAATTGGTTTTTCCAAAATTTGCGGTAAAATTTGCGGATTAATACCTTGTCCATTATCTTGAACTTGAATTTTAAAATAATCTTGGTTGTATGGAACTATTTTAACGACAATCAAATTATTCTTTTTTTGCCCTTTAAAAGCATGGCGAACAGCATTTTCAACAAATATTTGCAGACAAAAAGCTGGAATTAACACTTCTTGAGAAACTTCAATTTGATATTTGAGCTGAAAGCGATCAGGAAAACGCAAATTCTCTAAATTCATATAAGCATCAATATGCTTTTTTTCTTGTTCTAATGTTACTTCTTTTTCTTGACCATTTTGCAAACTAGATCTAAAAAAAACACTCAGTTGAACCACAGCTTCGCGAGCTTTGTCTTGACTAACTCTCATTAGTGCTGCAATGGTATTTAAAGCATTAAAAAAGAAATGTGGACTAATTTGAACTTGTAAGGCCTTAATTTCAGCCTCATTAATTAGCGAAGTTTGTTCTTCTGCAATACCAATTGCTAATTGTCCAGAAAAAATTGTTCCTAAGCCATCAACTAAATTTTCTTCAACTACGGTTAACTTATCAGAATCAGTAAAATAGACTTTTAAAGCACCTATAGTTTCTTGATTAACTTGTAAAGGAATTACAATTGCTGCAGCCAATGGGCAATGGTCATGTGGACAGCCAATTTCGGACTTCGTATATGCTATTTGCTTCTTACCAGTTAAAATAACCGTCTTTGAAAGATCCGTTAATACTGGTTCATTAGCTATATGATGATCAGCACCTGCTCCGACATGAGCTAAGACGTTCACTTTATCAGTAAGACCTACAGCATCAAAATTGGTATATTTTTTAATAATTTCACACACATGACGTGCAGAATCTAAATCTAATCCCTTCCGAAAATATGGCAAAGTTTTATTTGTTAATTCCAATACATCTTTAGTTTGAACTGCTCGCAACTGTCGTTCATTAGATAGGTATGTTTTTAAAATTTCAATAAATAAGCAAGAGCCCACTGTATTTAAAAAAGTCATAGGAACAATAACTAATTTTACCAAACCAAATCCTCGGAAAATGCAAATAAAAGCCATTTGAACAAATTCGGCACTCAAACCTAAGATAGCAACCCAGATATTAGATGGATAAAGTTGATTTCCCTTAACACGATCTCCAATTTTGCCCACCAAAAATCCAATTAAAACTGAACTAACTATGTAAAAAGAATCCGAAAAATTACTAAAAATAAACCGATGTACTCCGCCTACTAAACCCACAAAGACGCCTACCCAAGGTCCAGCAGTTAAACTTGCAGTAGTAATAACTAAAGTTCTAGTATTTGCAATTGAATATGATTGCGACAAATTAGTAATGATAGTCGGCATTACTACTTCTCTAGAATTAGTAATTTCCACTCCAGTTAAATTAGAAATAATCACAAAAATAGAAAAAATTAAGGCTAACCATATTTGTGATTTTAGTTTACGACTTTTAATTAGATTTCGAAAAAAGCTCGTATTTACAAGTAAAAAAGCTAAAATCAAGATGAATCCTAAACGTTCAGCCAAGAGAATTAATAAATTAAACACTTGCTTTTCCTTTCTTAATATCAAGATTTCTCGCTGTTAATTAAAACAAAAAATCTTCCTAAAAACTATCGAAAAATAATTTGATTTCGAATAATTTAAGAAGATTAGTAGATATTTATTAATAATTATTATTTTTCACTAACGTGAACACGAATTTTTGCTTCTACTCCCGGATATAATTTCACAGGTACATTCGTATATCCCAAAGACTTAATGGGTTCTGGCAAAACAATTTTACGTTTATCAATATCAATTTGATATTGATCTGCTAAGGCTTGCGCGATTTGCTTACTAGGAATTGAGCCAAATAAGCGGCTATCATTTCCTGCTTTAGAATGTAATTCGACCACAGTTTCATCTTTTTCCAAAAAAGACTTAATCATTTCAGCACTTGCATATTCTTCATCTTTTTCTCGCTGATCAGCAGCCTTTTGGGCATTCAATGCCTTCATGGCTGCAGGAGTAGCTTTTTTTGCTTTGCCATTTTTAATTAGAAAATTTTGGGCATATCCATCAGCTACTTCTTTAACTTCACCGCGTTTACCACGGCCACGTACATCTTGGGTAAAAATTACTCGCATAAAATGGCCTCCTAAGAATTATTATTAGTTTTTTTGGTACTCTTATTTTCTACTTTTTGTTGGACAATTGCAATCAATTGTTGTTTGGCATCCGCAATTGTTGTTTCCGCTAATTGTGTCGCAGCATTAGACAAGTGACCCCCGCCACCCATTTCTTCCATAATTACCTGAACATTAATTTTACCTAAACTACGGGCAGAAATAGCAATTTTGCCGTCATTGCGCTTAGTAATTACGAAGGCAGCTTCAATGTTGTTTAGTGACAATAATGTATCGGCTGCTTGGGCTGCAATAACTGAATCATAGACCTGGTCATCTTGACCAGCACATAAAGCTATATCAGAAGTAATCATCGTAATCGTATCAATTAAATGACTTTTTTGAATATAAGAATCAACATTTTCTTTCAAAAGATTTTGCACCAAAGTTCCATCAGCGCCTACTGAGCGTAAGTAACTAGCGGCATCAAAAGTTCTAGTTCCTGAACGTAAAGTAAATGAGCGTGTATCTACAGAAATACCAGCTAGCATGGCTGTTGCTTCTAATTTACTTAATGACGCACGAGTTTGAGGCTGGTATTCAACCATTTCTGTAATTAATTCACAGGCTGAGGAAGCATAAGGTTCAATGTAGACTAACAGCGGATTAGGCGGAAATTCTTCTCCACGACGATGATGATCAATTACCACTAGATGATCAGCTAATTTTTGACATAACTTAGTACTCATTGAAATTGAAGGTTTTGAAGTATCAACCATAATCAGCATGCTATCACTATTTGCCTGTTCTATGGCAGCAGCTGGTGAAATTAAATCTGCCTTCAAATCTGCATCGTCATCAATTAATTTTAACAAACGCTCAATATCTGTATGGTTATTATTTCGATCAACCACAATATGGCACTTTTTGTCATTCATCTGTGCTATCCGATGAATGCCCAAACAAGCTCCTAAAACATCCATATCAGGCTGAGCATGCCCCATTACATAAATATCAGCGGTTTGATTAAACAAGTCGCGTAAGGCTTGACTAATCATTCG
The nucleotide sequence above comes from Bombilactobacillus bombi. Encoded proteins:
- a CDS encoding LrgB family protein, with product MHYLANPLFGVFLSLVVYEIGEYLFKKTKGFFLTQPLFVAMVLGIIILVIMAKVFNVSTAEMYTKAYKPGGDLIFWFLNPATIAFAVPLYKRNDVFKKNWVIIVCSLLVGTFISLFAITGIAKLIGLSKVGVASMLSQSATTAIALPLSTAVGGNPAVTAMACILNAVIIYALGKPLVKWFRLESDPVGEGLGLGTAGHTVGSAFALKLGSVQGAMAAVSVVLIGVIDNVAVPIFARLLGL
- a CDS encoding CidA/LrgA family protein; translation: MEKSNENKKSAPLLIQMLIYAAILFVAQFISDSMPKSFPLPTAVIGLVLLYLLLTFKVIKVEWVDSFGAAMIGLIGFLFVPSGISLAGNLKIMQAEGVQLVIVILIATVILLVVTAYTTRFFNWIKIKLTHQDVSSTAKGGK
- a CDS encoding LytS/YhcK type 5TM receptor domain-containing protein; this translates as MFNLLILLAERLGFILILAFLLVNTSFFRNLIKSRKLKSQIWLALIFSIFVIISNLTGVEITNSREVVMPTIITNLSQSYSIANTRTLVITTASLTAGPWVGVFVGLVGGVHRFIFSNFSDSFYIVSSVLIGFLVGKIGDRVKGNQLYPSNIWVAILGLSAEFVQMAFICIFRGFGLVKLVIVPMTFLNTVGSCLFIEILKTYLSNERQLRAVQTKDVLELTNKTLPYFRKGLDLDSARHVCEIIKKYTNFDAVGLTDKVNVLAHVGAGADHHIANEPVLTDLSKTVILTGKKQIAYTKSEIGCPHDHCPLAAAIVIPLQVNQETIGALKVYFTDSDKLTVVEENLVDGLGTIFSGQLAIGIAEEQTSLINEAEIKALQVQISPHFFFNALNTIAALMRVSQDKAREAVVQLSVFFRSSLQNGQEKEVTLEQEKKHIDAYMNLENLRFPDRFQLKYQIEVSQEVLIPAFCLQIFVENAVRHAFKGQKKNNLIVVKIVPYNQDYFKIQVQDNGQGINPQILPQILEKPIQQTRGTGTALYNLNRRLNGLYGSISQIKITTKPTGTCFTILIPWQHKKGESPS
- the dnaB gene encoding replicative DNA helicase is translated as MNNELIQRIPPNNKEAEQSVLGSILLRPEAIIEAMEYVTEESFYQHAHQLIFAAMVELNENDQGIDVVTVKNILDDKNQLDDIGGVSYLAELASVVPTAANVMYYAKIVADKALLRRLIATATDIVAQGYEDQDADVTNILDEAERRIMNVGEEQASGGFKKIGDVLNTTIENIDQRAQEDSQVTGLSTGYSELDKVTAGLHEDELIILAARPGVGKTAFALNVAENVAVHTPTTVAIFSLEMGAEQLASRLLCAQGSIDANNLRTGNLNDEEWQNLIVATGILSRTSMYIDDTPGVKMAEIRAKCRRLAKETGNLGLIIVDYLQLIEGTGQENRQQEVSVISRQLKKLAKELHVPVIALSQLSRGVEQRQDKRPMLSDIRESGSIEQDADVVAFLYRDDYYNDGNEDEDETEDTNAGEVEVIVGKNRSGPRGTVKLLFVKSYNKFAAISPLTEGQS
- the rplI gene encoding 50S ribosomal protein L9, with the translated sequence MRVIFTQDVRGRGKRGEVKEVADGYAQNFLIKNGKAKKATPAAMKALNAQKAADQREKDEEYASAEMIKSFLEKDETVVELHSKAGNDSRLFGSIPSKQIAQALADQYQIDIDKRKIVLPEPIKSLGYTNVPVKLYPGVEAKIRVHVSEK
- a CDS encoding LytTR family transcriptional regulator DNA-binding domain-containing protein — translated: MKILIIDDEQLARTELAYLINQSSCFNNEQVNIFQSEDINHGLGILIKEQIDIIFLDISLNGENGFELAQQLHQLSYSPLIIFATAYDEFAAKAFNVDAIDYVLKPFEPKRIDQALFKAIKALNKRSDITTESLTNLLTIELQDRNVVIKQDSLISATVNDGILTIITKTEQYQTKNTLSWIKKRLTGTKFVQVHRKSLVNLEAVKEVQPWFNHTIILIMTNGDKVQVGRSYQKKVKQLLGV
- a CDS encoding DHH family phosphoesterase, whose translation is MDKDKMAKKSLLALNWPLKISLIVILILAISLVIVGFFVNPILAFLEAIILAFILSIGIYAFISLIKQTTKYLDDLSFREDRGEQEALINIPLGMLLYSDNKEHTVQWINPKLQNYFGKKDIIGNPLAKVDSQLEQLIKQDAEHPTNINLIKIGKSRFKATVQTDLRVIYLLDVTTYENIQKHYEEEKIAIGQIFLDNYDEVTQSMEDRDQSNLTNYVTNQLTDWAKSNSMFIKRVSEDQFIVIAYARSLAAVEQDNFAILDKIRRDTSKQNYPLTLSVGFAYGRSDLGELARDAQKNLDLALGRGGDQVVVKKADEKARFYGGNTNPMEKRTRVRARMISQALRDLFNQTADIYVMGHAQPDMDVLGACLGIHRIAQMNDKKCHIVVDRNNNHTDIERLLKLIDDDADLKADLISPAAAIEQANSDSMLIMVDTSKPSISMSTKLCQKLADHLVVIDHHRRGEEFPPNPLLVYIEPYASSACELITEMVEYQPQTRASLSKLEATAMLAGISVDTRSFTLRSGTRTFDAASYLRSVGADGTLVQNLLKENVDSYIQKSHLIDTITMITSDIALCAGQDDQVYDSVIAAQAADTLLSLNNIEAAFVITKRNDGKIAISARSLGKINVQVIMEEMGGGGHLSNAATQLAETTIADAKQQLIAIVQQKVENKSTKKTNNNS